A window of Hemiscyllium ocellatum isolate sHemOce1 chromosome 10, sHemOce1.pat.X.cur, whole genome shotgun sequence genomic DNA:
TATGTTGACTATTAAATGAAAATTTTTATTCCAAACTAGATAGGAAGAGAGTGAGCTATAATTAGCACCTACTTTGGCAAGAATGTTCAATGCAACTTACATCCTTCTCTAGGTAATAGGCTGCAGTAGCAAGATCAGACGGTGACGGCACGGTCACATTTTGTTTCAAATCCACAGTTATATAACGGTCTTCTGCATGATACTATAATACAAAGTTTGAATTCAAAGTTAGTTTTAGTTTTAATGTCAAGAATAATGCAACTGAGAAAAATCTTGGTGAAAATTACAAAACCTGGAATAGAAGGACAGTTTAAAGAATTTTTATATTACTGCCAGCTAGCCAAAAGATCAAAAATATAGTGGATGACCTTGTTAATACCTTTTACATTGGCATCACTTAGTCCCTGAACTTTTGGATTGCTGATGGAAGCCACAACAAGAGCTCTTCAGTAAAATATACAGATTTTTGTGAACTCCGTCAAAACTGTAGAGCTTTCCCCACTAATACAAATCAATTTATAAAACTTTATCCCCTGCATTGTGCGCTCATGGCAGTATTCTGCGAAAAAGGTTTCATTATAACCAGCAGTAAAAGCTAGTTATGCAAAATAGCCTTTAAACAATAATTGCAGATATTGCCATTCAGTAACAGATTAAACTGGATTCAAGTCTGCATTTAACTGTTCTTTGATCTATACAAATTGGCATTTGGTGACAGGATTAAATATTTGCAAACTGTTGTTCAATCACAATAagtgaagacaaaaaaaaaatctacatttgTTTGATTACCTCAATCTTCTCGATGTAGCCTGGGTCCACCTGGTAAGCAGCAAAGACATCTTTGATAGCCCTGTTGAAAGTAGTTAGGAATGGTAAGCAGAAGGCAAATACATCAGCCAAAAACATACCAACACAATATATAGAAAATAGAGTCCCATATTAAAGACCATGTGCTAACAGTTTTATTGTGTTCAGATTACTAGGATAAAACGGCAAGTTCACTGACAAATTTAGAGTCTCAATCCAGTTTCATATGTGACCTACAGAGTAATCTTTGCATCAACATTAGCCTCACTCCAAGGTCTTGTGCACTGGTGCAACAAGTTTGCTCAAGGTAGAGCTGTATGCAATCTTTGGTATTAGTGGTGATTCAAATATTTAATCCTAAGAACTTTTGTTTTAGAGCAAGTTTGTTAAGACTTCATGCCCAATTACTTTGGGAAATATAATAATGCAAGGAAAAAAAGCAGTTAAGTTTCATACAGGAAATAGGTGTTCTCTTGAACAGTGGACTCAAACTCCAGCAACTCATTTGCAATGCTAAAGGGAATAAAAGTGGAATACCACAAATGCTCTGCTGTTTCAAACAGATGGTGTTGCACTACACAAAAAACCCACCAAACTAAAAAAGGAGATCTTCTTCCTATTCACTACTCCTTCAGTAGGATATTAACAGGTCAGCTGACATTAGTGGATTTGAAGCCTATAACTTTTGACTTCGTACCAAGTACACACCTGACATCACACAGTACCCGATAATATATTAAAGTTGTAATGCTTACTTTTTCAGTTTCATTTCGTCCACTTCTTTATTTAAGGGTTTGTGCCTTAGCTGAATCTGAAACCAACTGCAATGAAAAATGGAAGAGTTAGTAAGCAAGGTTTAGTTAGATAGTGGTATCAGCTTAAAAAAATGTTGGAACACATTTGGGGAATTCACCAAATATGAAAAGCTGCCTATTTTAAAATGGCAAACCACTAGTTTTGTATTCCTATTTCTTGCAGACAAGTTCCACCCTTGAGCCTATTCCACTACTCAATAGTATTATTCACATTCCTGCCCTAAACCCTCTTTCAGCCTTACATATGCAAGGTCCCTGCTCTCATTGCTGTGTGGCAGGAGTTCCAAAGAGTCAGCCCTCAAGAAGTTCTCACCTCAGTGATAAATTGACATCCCTCAAGTCAGATGGATTCTAGACTCTCCAAGAAAGTCAGCATTTACCAGACAAGCTCCTTGAAACATACAAGagtctcaatcagatcaccttaTTCTCTATACTCCAGTGAACAGAGTCCCAACTGGTTTAATCTTGGCTTATAAACCAATCCCTCCACATCAGGGATCATTCCAATGAATggtctgaactacctccaataaAATACATTCCCTTAAaaaaaataaaggaaggaaagtcaTTTCAGTAGTCCAGGTATGATCTAACCAGTACCTTGTACAGCAGCAGCACTTTCTTATTCTTATAATCCAGCCAAATAAGGACCAactttccattagccttcctgattatctgctgccTGTGTGCTAACTTTCTGTTTTGTGCTCAAATATACCCAAGTTCCTGGTTTTGTGGCTTCTCTCCATTTAGTGTTCTTTTGTTCTAACTTCCAAAGTGAGAAAGTTCACATTCTACTCCACTTGCCAACCTTACTGAATAGGTGTCAGCTGGATGCATCACCATATGCCTATCAATAAAACCTGGAGTGTTTTCATTTAGCTGACTGAATGAACACAAGGATTCAAGCTCCTCACCAACTCAAGTAATTGCAGGACAATGATACCATTATTACACAACATACACATGGATGATATGGCACACACCTAGGAGCAGCTAAAGGGCTAAATTTGGCATTTCAGAGCCACTGACTACAGATATCCTCTTTACTACCCCCACTCCCCAGCAAAATACTTACAAAGTTGAAACTGGTTGTTCAGGGCACTCGATATCCTCATCTGCCTTGTCAGTCCTTCGAACACCTGCAGTGTTTACACACCAGCAGGTGCTAGTCCCATTACACTGCTTGGAACGGAATGTGCCGTCACTCATGCAATCAGGATCATAGATACCATCATTATCCAACATGGCATGCTCAGTGGGCTTTCTGCGAGTTCCAATGCCACTTTTCAATCGGTACATTTCATTCTTCATCATCCAGCACTTACTGGTCACTAAAgggatttaaaaatgaaattcacACATTAATAGCTCAATTTGAGTTTCTTACACAAGATAGCTAGCCCACAGATTGTATTATAGGaatatttccaggattatcctaGTTATTCAAAATTTAAGGAAATAGTGATTCTCTATTTTATGATCAGCTCCCTCAACCTGTGAGGGATGAATAACAACTGTAGTGTTTGATTGGCTGACAATGTACGCAAGGACTCACTTGCCTCaagctttttaaaaaaccctaattcatgggatgtgtcaTTGACTTTGCTCACAGAACAGTAAGCACATTGTTGTGTCTGGAACAATACATAACCTACACCAAGCAAGTATGGCAAGTACTCCTTTCCCTGGAGGAAATCAGTGAACTGGATTTTTTGGTATGCTGGGGTGGGAGTGGAAACAAACAGCagtcaccattaggctagcttttaattccaaaatatCTGTCACAGTGGGATTGAAATCAGTGTTCCCAGAACTTTAGGATGGTGTTCTGGATTACTGACATCACAACTACACCACCTTCACTCAAAAGTATGAATACTGGCATCTATTACCGAAGCTTTATATCTTGATCACTACAAGAGAGACTTAAAGTGAAACTTCAGTCCTCTACTGCTGCGGAATTGAAAGAAGCAACACTAGCTGATTTATATTAAAGTTCCAAACTAGATCAGACATGTTATAATGTCTAACTTGGAGTTACTCAGAACTGTTTTCAATTGACAATATGCAGCCACTTTCAGTAGGAATTCCTCAAACTTAGCTTTGTTTATTACATTCTCTAGCCACAAGTGCCAGTTAAATTCATTTTGGATTCCATCTGTCCCAGTATACTAAAGCGAAGGATTGCTTTGCCAATAAAGCACTACATCAAGCAAATCAGCAACTCAATTTCCTAATGACACATGAATCACAACAGGGGTTTCAAGTTCTGCAATGTGGAGTGCATAAGCAAATCTCACAGAGAAGTGGTCTTCATGATTCCTTTTTTTGGTCACATGTAGTCATTGTGATCTCCACTCCATAAGTTCTACCTACAAGGACTGTAGTAGTTCAAGGCAGTAGTTCATCTCAACTTCCAAGGAGAACTAGAATTGGGTAATGGATGCCgactagctagtgatgcccacaagCATACAAAATAAAAAGTAACACTAGAGACTCCACTAAATGGAGTCACATGCATGAAACACAGCAAAATGGACAATTAGGATTCTCCTAAATGCAAAGTAGCAAGCAAACTCTGGAAAAAAAGCAACACAAATTACTGTTAAAAAAATTAAGAGCATTCACTGGTCCTGGGTCTCAGGTAAACTTAAGACAAAGTTGGACGACAATTCTAAACCCACCTAAAAAACTTCATGCTCAATTAAAAATTTATTCCTGAGATCCAACATCCACTACACAAATGCAAGAGAAAAATGTGGATGTACTGGTGACCAAATATTACTACAAAGGTGATTTAAACTGGAAGTGCATTTTCTGCTCCTGATCCAGCATTTTGCGCTTTGAATTTATATGAATGGACAAATTCTAAAGAAGCAAAAGAATCAGTTGTGAGCAATATTTGCGAAAGTAACTGAATGGGACACAATAGTCCAGAAATAAGGTAGAGAGAAAAAAGTCACTGCTAGCAATTTGTTAACAGAAAATGGAGATACATTTATAATGGTCAGGATCTTTTCACGCAGCTTAAAACACTAAAAAGAGGTGTCCTTAAAAAAATACCTACATGCACTGCAGTTGACTGGTTGACCAAGTTTTTCAGATAGTTGCAGTGTACAGGTGCAACCATCTCCATCTGGTAGACATTTGGTATATCGGTTGGTCATACACACTggacagtctgaaaaacaaaataGTGTTAGCTCAGGCTTATTGAATTCAGTTATACAACAAAGACCAATTGCTACCTTCTTCAGAAAGATTAATTCAGTAGAGATTTTCAAAAGCtaaccctttgaaaattctcaCCATATTGCAATAgatggtggatgctggaaatcagaagctcACAGAATGCTAGAGAAACAGCAGGTCTGCAAGCATCTACCTAAAGAACAAATTTtgccttgtctcagtcctaaatagtttACTCTTACTCAAGGTAAGGAGGTTACCTAATAAATGATCCTATAAAGTTTAGGAAGTCACAGACTCTTGTTCCCAAAGTTCAACGCAATGCATACAAGAGGGGCAATCATAAACAGAAAATTATAGGTACTGAAGatctaaaaaaaactgaagttgctggagaaacgcaaTAGGTTTGGCACCATTCATGAGTAAACTGATTCCAGCGACCCTTCAAGGGTGGTAGCTCAGAAGAAAGAGGTGGTTTACATGACAACAGGGGATGGAAGGGAGCAAAAATAGAGACCAGTGAGCAAAAAGGTTAGGCAGAGATCATAAGCCAGGGAGGAAGAAAAGCCAATAATGGGAATGTTAAGTGAAAATAGGTTAGCTCTGCTGAAATCAGCCCAATCACAGCAGGGCCTGGAGGGAGGGAATACATACAGCTCATGGAAGGAGTGTTCAGGCTCCAAAAATTGATAAGAGAACTGCAGGGGCTGCAATCAAGAACTGGAGGAAACTCAGGTCAAGGCAGCATCTAAaacagctgagcttttccagaaatctgGCTTTGTCTAAGTTACTGCAAAAGTGATGCTTTCCACAaagagactgttccctccgtgactacctggtcaggtccacacccccaacaaaccaccctctcgtcctggcaccctcccctaccaccgcaggaattgcaaaatctgcacccacacctcctcccaaggacccaaaggagctttccacttCCAAAGTTTCACCAGCACATCCACcagtgtcatttattgtatccgttgctctcgatgcagcctcctttacactggggagactggacacctcctagcagagcgcttcagggaacacctccaAGACATCTGCACTTATCAACCCCatcaccccatggcccaacatgtcaactccccctcccactctacagaggagatgcaggtcctaggcctcctccaccaaccgacacctggaggaacacATCTTCCACctcaacacttcaaccccagggcattaatgcagtcttcaccagtttcctcctcattttcccccccaccccagttccaaccttccagctcagcatggtCTTCATTaccagtcctacctgccaatctcccttcccacctatccactccaccctcctctctgacctatcacctccattcacctattgtactctttgctaccttctccccagccccatttccacccaccacccccatttctctctctccaccctgaaggcctcctgcctctattcctaatgaaggacttttgctcaaaacatcgatgttcctgctcctgggatactgcctgacctgctgtgcttttccagcaccactggccTAAAAAAAAGTTAGATCCCCGAGCGACTTAAAGAGTCAGATAAAATCCCACACTTGGCTGAACCATAACTCACTAAGGGGCGATTGGAAGCGACCTTTAGCGGAAGATAAAGGAAGTACGCGTCACCCCTGGCGCGACCTAGCGGCCAGCGCTGGATCTGCCGTCTGCCACACCTCGCCATTCCAAACATGGAGAGGCAAGAGGTAAAACCCTCAAACCCAGAACAATTGGGAAAGCAAGGGTTCGAAACCCATGAACTCCATCGAGTCAAACTAAACATCCCAATATTTTTGAGAAATGAATTATACATAACGataaagcatttttttaaaaaaaatgttaaacttGTTTTAGCCTCCAGGTTAGCTGGGCCTGGGTGGAATCCAACCTGGAGAACAAAGCGCCAGCTTTACTCAAACTCTTACCTTCAACCTGCCCTTGAGCTAGGGCGCCCAACACTGCGAGAAGCAGCCAGCCCAGGACACGCATCTTCCTCGGTTACAACCGCAACAAAGCAAACACCTCGGAGAGAATCTCTTCGCAACGCCCAGCCCCCCGCTCTCCTGCTTCTAACAGGCGACAAAAGTTTTAGGCACAAGTTCCAACTTTCCCAATACACGGATTCTTCACTTTTAAAATAAAGGAAATTCTTCAACTGCTGTCTTAGCACCAACTGGAACAATCCCAAATATGACGAAGGCGAAGTAGACCTTTTCAGAAGAGTCTCAAACCGCTGCTACAACCTCAATACCAGTTTCTGTCTGGAGACAGGTATTTATATACCATCTGCAACTGACGTCAATTCATTACCTGCTGAAACTGGAGTCAGCCTTTCTCCTGTTGGGTAACATCAGCGTTTCGGTTCACTCACTACCCCCTGCCATACCTTATTTGTCTCTTCCTCCAAACGAGAAGGGCGTGATCACATACATCTTTCTCTCTGAGATTTTGGAACAAAATATatgagactttttttaaaaaaaagtctgcaaTTCTCCACCCCACCCACAACATGGAGAAACTGACAAGGACGTGACACTGAATCATTGCATACATCACTCTGAGACAAAGATTATGTTAAATTATGATGTGGATCCAAACAATGGTTTTGTTTACGTTCGTTTTGATCTTCAGTCACCCAGGGGCCGAGACAAAATCATTTTAATCAAATCATCCATGTTTTCAGAAAGCATTATCAGGAAACAATTCGTTCTGAGCGTCAACTTTAATGAAGGAAAGTGTAGTTTAATGGATAAATGTATATCACAAATTGAAGCAGTATTTAGGTGACCTCATGGTGGAAGAAGAGTTATTGTAATCCAGGTCAACGACCTTCAATCAGAAATATACGAATTTAGAATGTAACCATTTTAAATACAGAGAacaaaaagggggggggggggggggttggggtgtcAATAGCAGCAGTCAGAATTCACTGACAAAAGGGAGACTGTGCATATTATGGGATTAAGGGAGGatgggtgtagaggaggtttaaGGCGCGACCAAGACAGTAGCTACTGTCTGGAAAATAAACCTGGAGCAAAGGTTAATTGAAGTTATTGAGATCAGTCGTGAATCTGGAAGGTTATGAAGTCTCTAATGGAGATATGAAGTGCTTCGATTAAGAACGCAATTTAGGAGGCAGGGCGCTCAGAATCAAAGTGGGGCAGGGTATTAAAATCAAAAGCGATCGGAAACTCAGGGTCATAGACTGAACTGGATGGCGGGATATAACAGTGATCTCTCTGTATTTAATCTCATCCCAATGTAGTGGAGTCTCATGACAATGTAGTATCATGAACAATAGAGACACTATTGATTCAAATGCAGTTTTCATACAATGACGATTTCCACTTTTGTAACACACCCGTTGCCTCAActtatctgctgctgaaaccctgatATTTGCCTTTGTTCCATCTAGATCTGCCTATGACAACACCTTCTCGGTTCCCCTCCCAATTGCTGCCCTTCATAAAGTCAACCACACACCTTTTGGACCACCTGATCAACTGGATTTTAAGCTtccaatatatttttaaatttgattATTGTTCcgtgtatcttgttacaaaatgcagtgaaaagtattgtatagCGTCACCACTCTGCGGTGCcaccttaaaacacagaaaaaaagtACATATAGATGATGTGATCTCTAATTTTGTCTACACTTTTAACATATGTGTACGTTTTCTAGTATACTGTCTTTCCATATTAGTTCTTGTAATGTGTGTACTTCCCCATAGTGAAGTTCATTGGGAATTACCATTTCCACCATCATGTCTATACCATCCCTTAGCCTCATGATCTCATCGATTCTTATAAACCTTCTGCTAAGTGCCTTCAGCAATTTCAGTTCATTAAAGGTACACAGATTGTTCCTGTTGATGATGACATCCATTAGTTGTAGAGACTGGTTGAATAGAAGGTGAAGAAAAGTTGAGCAATTCCAAATGTTTAACGTTATACCTGGTTTGTTACATTATTTAATATTACATTATTTAAAACACTGTATTAAAAGGCATGCTTTtggatttcaattcaataattcagtttttttcgGTAAATATTTACTATAATATGTTGTTCTTATAATACAACATCCTTTACATAATCTGGTAATTTATCCTGTTatacaaaacaaacaaaaaattatAAATATGTAAGGGTGCCATAGTTGCATGATGAATATAAAAAGGATTAAAAGAAAGATACATACATAAATAATGtattgattaaattagattacttacagtgtggaaacaggcccttcagcccaacaagtccacaccaaccctccgaacagcaacccacccagacccattcccctacatttatcccttcaccttacaatacaggcaatttagcatggccaattcacctaacctgcacatctttggaatgtgggagggaaccggagcacttggcggaaacccatgctgacacggggagaatgtgcaaactccgcacagacagttgcccaagatgggaattgaacccaggtctctggtgctgtgaggtaatagtgctaaccactgtgccactgggcTGCCCATGTCAATATTTTACAACCCACTTCTAAATGAAATACTGTATTTAACACAGTTTATATGCATTTATTGGATGGTAGACAGAGAAAATAGCACATTTTGTTGACTTAGTGAACTTTAGAAGTTTGCTGCACATATTTTAATTTGGTCAATTGTTTCTTTCAATTGCAGCTGTTTAAGTACCAATTTATAGGgaaaatgtttgtgtgtgtgcaaaaTATTAAGTTTACTGGACTCTTCAGAACAGATCATTTGCAGTGCCGCAAAACTGAACTTAAGTGAATGAAAATGCTTTTACAGAGGCATTGAATTCTTCTCTAAATGCCTCACTCGATGAACATTCCAAGTAGGATGAATCTTTGTCATCATGATATCCAATTTATTTATAAAGAAGTTAAATGTTGAAAAAGAATTTCAGATACTTTCTGCTGCTAACAGGCAATTTCTCAAAAGTCATGGGTGCACTGCTTGCTGCAATTAACTGGATAGTTCTATGGAGAGCCAACATGGAGGTGATGGGCTGAATCATGTTCTTCTGGACAGTAAAATCTCTATGACTTAATATAACCAAACTATTGATTTGACATTCAAATGCTGTGACATGAATATCAACTTGATAAGGTATTCCTTGCACTGAATGTATCATTTTTATTTGAACTAGAGTTGTCTCTGACTATCCTAGTGATCTCTTCCCACTCTACACCTTTTGAAAACTTGTTTTTATTCacatgtgggatgtgggcattgctggctggcatTGCCTGTCCCtactgcctttgagaaggtgtggtgagctgccttcttgatccacTGGGCTCTACCTGCTGTAGgcaacccacaatgccattagagagggaattccaggattttgatccaatgacaattattatttgttcacaggatgtgggcatcactggcgaggcagcatttattgttcatccctaattgtccacagggcaattaagagtcaaccgcattgctgtgggtctggagtcccatgtaggccagacctaggTAAGGATAAGTGAAGGGACAGcattgtatttccaagtcaggttggtgactggcttggaagagaacttgtaggtggtgatgtTGACCTAAAGTCCTGCTGCCTGCATCCTATAACTCACACCAATTTCTGTCACCATGTGTTCACTAACCAACATTGAGATGTAGCTAAGCAAAACATTGATCTTAAAATCCTCATCTTTGTATTCAGACTGCCACAAGGCTATGATC
This region includes:
- the LOC132819706 gene encoding epithelial cell adhesion molecule-like gives rise to the protein MRVLGWLLLAVLGALAQGQVEDCPVCMTNRYTKCLPDGDGCTCTLQLSEKLGQPVNCSALTSKCWMMKNEMYRLKSGIGTRRKPTEHAMLDNDGIYDPDCMSDGTFRSKQCNGTSTCWCVNTAGVRRTDKADEDIECPEQPVSTFWFQIQLRHKPLNKEVDEMKLKKAIKDVFAAYQVDPGYIEKIEYHAEDRYITVDLKQNVTVPSPSDLATAAYYLEKDVKSNSLFSDQYNRSIQDDGVPFDGEKLSFEEAYVYYVDSKNPEFSMKRMTPGIIAVIVVICLAIVAGLVVLFFTRRKAAKAHIYQKAEGRELDEIQKQQLTT